Part of the Salvelinus fontinalis isolate EN_2023a chromosome 1, ASM2944872v1, whole genome shotgun sequence genome is shown below.
GCAACATGCAGTCATTAGTTTCCATTGGTCTcaaagaaataacacacacacacacactctgtcccaggcctgttctgagtggctGAGATGGTTGACGACAGGAGCAGCTGTCGTTAACCATTTACTCTTTTTGTTGGAATCAAAAATCGTTCCCTGTGTGGGATGCTCTTCTATGacaaccccctgtctgtctgactaatGCTCAGTGGTGTTACTATGacaaccccctgtctgtctgactattGCTCGGTGGTGTTACTATGacaaccccctgtctgtctgactattGCTCGGTGGTGTTACTATGACaaacccctgtctgtctgactattGCTCGGTGGTGTTACTATGACaaacccctgtctgtctgactattGCTCGGTGGTGTTACTATGACaaacccctgtctgtctgactattGCTCGGTGGTGTTACTATGacaaccccctgtctgtctgactattGCTCGGTGGTATTACTATGACAAGGTTTTTTCCCTTCACAACATCAGGATCCACAGATATCGCGTTCTGCTTTCATCCCTTCCAACCCTgccagcagacccaggccagaACTAGACCCAGACTTAACCCAGGCCAGAACTAGACCCAGACTTAGCCCAGGCCAGAACTAGACCCAGACTTAACCCAGGCCAGAACTAGACCCAGACTTAACCCAGGCTAGACCAAATCCACTGTAAAGTACTGTGTATATTGATAGCTTCTGTTGTTGTGTGATTCCCAGTCTTTGCAGGAACTTTCTTCCTCTCAGACTATGTCATTTCTAACACGGGACACACTAACTAACAGAACATGTGTATTGCTTTCTGGCATGTCTcaaacacactctaacacacacatacccaacaaacgcacacacacacacacacacacacacacacacacacacacacacacacacacacactctgttcatTGCACGGGTCCCTACAGCAGCCTCTTGTGGACAGAACACTCCTGAACTGCCCTACTACCTGAcgagtctaacacacacacacacacacacacaccctctaaccCCTCTCCTAACCCTCTCCGAACTCTATCCATAGCCAtctccaaaccctctcctaactctATCCATAACCAtctccaaaccctctcctaactctATCCATAACCATCTCTAACCCCTCTCCTAACCCTCTCCGAACTCTATGACAACCCCCTGAcgagtctaacacacacacacacacacacacacacacacacacacacacacacacacacacacacacacacacacacacacacacacacacacacacacacacacacacacacacacactacaatcaGATATGATCTCTCTGTGGTTCTGTCATCCTGAATAATCATCGCAGCTGTCTGCTGGCTCGAGTTTCCTTTTGGATTTCGACGTATTATGGATGAACGTCTATTTTTGCCGCATTAATTCTGCGGCTTGCTGGAACATTGTGAATTGTGGTGATGTGGTAACCCTAACCGCACGCTCTGAGCATCACAAGGTCACGCCCAGATCTGGTCaatccttcttcttctcttttgATGAGCACCAACGAAGGCAGATATCCACACACCTGGGTCCTTTTCAGACATCTATTTCTAGCCATCGGCTGCTAACAtctaccctgtgtgtgtgtgtgtgtgtgtgtgtgtgtgtgtgtgtgtgtgtgtgtgtgtgtgtgtgtgtgtgtgtgtgtgtgtgtgtgtgtgtgtgtgtgtgtgtgtgtgtgtgtgtgtgtgtgcgcgcacgcagGTCTCTAGGGTATTGGGAGGTGTGAGGGAGAATATAACACCAGgggtaacaacatgacagcaacgaCACAAAGGCGGGGAGCTACACGGGGCAGAACACAGTGGGGGGGCAGAAGAGGGTCTCATGGGGTATCAGGAGGCGTATAGAGTTATCTGGAAGAGTCTGTATCTGGTTCGATTCCATCAAGTCACAATAAGTAGAACATCTGGAAGTCTGGAACAGCAGGGCGAGGGGAGCAAGGGACCAACGGAGGGCTGGGGAGAAGAGGTCCCTGGAATGACTAATAGCCGCCCTGAGAGCcctgagagtcagagagagagagagagagagagagagagagagagagagagaaggagagagagcgagagagaagagagagagagagagaaataataaaTAATGATGTCATGATATCACCATCTTCAGCATAAAGGAAACAGAAATAGTGTGGTTGCTTGTCacttacctctcctcctcctcctcctccctgctccattcCACCATATTCTGCCTACAGAGGGAGACATTTTACATTAGAGTAACCTttcctgagacctgaagacttgggTTAGCTCCTAGACCTGGTCTCTAGGCTTTAGCTCACTGAGTAGGTCACAGCTACATCAAGCACATTATCGCTTATGTCATGCTTATGACAGGCTTATGACAGGCTTATGATAGGGTTGAGTACAGCACAGGGccattcagtcccagtctctggGCTGAAGTGTCTAATGAAGCAGAGGTTAGCATGGCATAGCTAGCATAGTAGATGTGATATCACCCTCCTTGAGGCCTGAAGTACTGTTGCCCCCACCCAACCAGAGGCATTATTTTTGTAGGCAGCGGTTATTAACAGGAGCAAGCGCTGTTATTTTGACTGTGCATCTTAGACCAGAGAGATCCACGCAGGATAAGTTTATGCCTATGCTACGCCAGAGATGCATAGAGACAGTCTTAAGCTGTGTTATTATCTATAGATACAGCATGGTTAGAGATGGTTATGGATAGAGTTCGGAGAGGGTTAGGAGAGGGGTTAGAGATGGTTATGGATAGAtttaggagagggtttggagaTGGTTATGGATAGAGTTAGgagagggttaggagagggttatgGATAGAGTTCGgagagggttaggagagggttatgGATAGAGTTAGGAGAGGGTTATGAGAGGGTTTGGAGATGGTTATggagagagggttaggagagggttaggagagggtttggagagggttaggagagggttaggagagggttaggagagggttatgGATAGAtttaggagagggtttggagaTGGTTATGGATAGAGTTAGgagagggttaggagagggttatgGATAGAGTTAGgagagggttaggagagggttatgGATAGAGTTAGGAGAGGGTTATGAGAGGGTTTGGAGATGGTTATGGATAGAGTTCGGAGAGGGTTAGGAGAGGGGTTAGAGATGGTTATGGATAGAtttaggagagggtttggagaTGGTTATGGATAGAGTTAGgagagggttaggagagggttatgGATAGAGTTAGgagagggttaggagagggttatgGATAGAGTTAGGAGAGGGTTATGAGAGGGTTTTGAGATGGTTATGGATagagttaggagagggtttggagaTGGTTATGGATagagttaggagagggtttggagaTGGTTATGGATAGAGTTCGGAGAGGGTAAGGAGAGGGTTTGGAGATGGTTATGGATAGAGTTAGgagagggttaggagagggttatgGATAGAGTTAGGAGAGGGTTATGAGAGGGGTTGGAGATGGTTATggagagagggttaggagagggttaggagggggtttggagagggttaggagagggttaggagagggttaggagagggttatgGATAGAGGGTTATGGATAGAtttaggagagggtttggagaTGGTTATGGATAGAGTTAGgagagggttaggagagggttatgGATAGAGTTAGGAGAGGGTTAGGAGAGGTTTATGGATAGAGTTAGGAGAGGGTTATGAGAGGGTTTGGAGATGGTTATGGATAGAGTTCGGAGAGGGTTAGGAGAGGGGTTAGAGATGGTTATGGATAGAtttaggagagggtttggagaTGGTTATGGATAGAGTTAGgagagggttaggagagggttatgGATAGAGTTAGgagagggttaggagagggttatgGATAGAGTTAGGAGAGGGTTATGAGAGGGTTTTGAGATGGTTATGGATagagttaggagagggtttggagaTGGTTATGGATagagttaggagagggtttggagaTGGTTATGGATAGAGTTCGgagagggttaggagagggtttggagaTGGTTATGGATAGAGTTAGgagagggttaggagagggttatgGATAGAGTTAGGAGAGGGTTATGAGAGGGTTTGGAGATGGTTATGAAgagagggttaggagagggttaggagagggtttggagagggttaggagagggttaggagagggttaggagagggttatgGATAGAGGGTTATGAGAGGGTTTGGAGATGGTTATggagagagggttaggagagggtttggagagggttaggagggggtttggagagggttaggagagggtttggagaTGGTTTggagagagggttaggagagGTTTAGGAGAGGTTTTGGAGAGGGTTAGGAGAGGTTTTGgagagggttaggagagggttaggAGATGGTTTAGAACATGGTTTAGGTCCTAACAGGACGCTAGCCAGTCAGTGTTTGAAAGCACATTCGCCCTTCATATATGCACCTAGGAACTATATGTTAGGATGAATCATGCAGCATTCGCTAGCCAGCCACCCCACTATAACCTAGAACATCTGACCCGCCCTTCCTTCTCCTGTCCAATAGGCACCTCGTATACAGGCTGAGGCTCCTCCTACCAACGGAACACAGAggaaacaaacacaacaacaacaaagggtTAGcaacacaacaccaacaacaacaacaacaacaacaacaccaacacaacacaacccaacacaacaccaacacaacaacaacacaacaccacaacaacaacaccaacacaacacaacccaacacaacaccaacacaacaacaacacaacaccacaacaacaacaccaacacaacacaacccaacacaacaacaacaaagggttagcaacacaacaccaacaccaacacaacaccacaacaacaacagcaacacaacaacaacacaacaccaacacaacaccaacacaacaacaacaaagggtTAGcaacacaacaccaacaacaacaccaacaacaacaacaacaccaacacaacgccaacaacacaacacaacacaacaccaacacaacacaacaccaacaacacaacacaacaccacaacaacaccaacaacacaacaccacaacaacaccaccaacacaacacaacacaacacaacaccaacacaacaccacaacaacaacatcaacacaacaccacaacaacaccaacacaacacaacaccaacacaaaaacacaacccaacacaacaccaacaacatcaacacaacaccaacaacatcaacaacatcaacacaacaccacaacaacaccaacacaacacaacaccaacaccacaacaacaacatcaacacaacaccaacaatatcaacaacaacccaacacaacaccaacacaacacaacaccacaacaacaacagcaacacaacaacaacacaacaccaacacaacaccaacacaacaccaacaacaacaacaacaccaacacaacaccaacaacacaacacaacacaacaccaccaacaacaacaacaccaacacaacgccaacaacacaacacaacaccaacacaacacaacaccacacaacacaacaccaacaacacaacaccacaacacaacacaacaccaacaacacaacaccaacaacacaacaccaacccaacacaacacaacacaacaccaacacaacaccacaacaacaacatcaacacaacacaacaccacaacaacaacacaacaccaacacaacaccaacacaacaccacaacaacaccacaacaacaatatcaacccaacacaacaccaacacaacaccaacacaacaacaacacaacaccacaacaacaacatcaacacaacacaacacaacccaacACAACACCAACAATATCAACacaacccaacacaacacaacacaacaacaacaacatcaacacaacacaacacaacaacaacacaacaccaacacaacaccaacaacacaacaccataacaacaatatcaacacaacacaacaccaacagAACACCAACAATATCAACAACAACCCAACACAAcgcaacacaacaccacaacaacaacagcaacacaacaccaacacaacaccaacaacacaacaccacaacaacaatatcaacacaacccaacacaacaacaacagcaacaatatCAACACatcccaacacaacacaacacaacacaacaacaacacaacaccaacatGACAACAAAGGGTTAGCAACACAACATCAACACATATTCATATGGAGAATGTGGAGTGAGTTACAGGTCTACCATTATAGAGCTACCATCAAATCTAATCTGCCTGAATTTCTGAAACACTGGCTATTAAAGGAGCTGCCATTcccctgtctgtccgtctgtccgtctcggtctaggtctctgtctctgtctctgtctctgtctctgtcactgtcttgGTCTCTGTCCATGTCCACCCGTCCGTCTTTCTATCAGAGCAGCGGTACTGTGGGAAATAGCGACACCAAGTGGTGAAACAACAGACTGCTCTTGTGGCGTCATCATGGCACGACCATCTGACACCGACTGAAGGATGTTGACTGTTATGCTTTTTGAGTCTGCATTCATGTCGTTACTCAATTATGTTGTTATTCAATCTTGTTGTTACTCAACCTTGTTGTTACTCAACCTCGTTGCATTTCTTATTCTGTTGTAACCCTTTCAAAGGGGAAAGGGgaagagggatacctagtcagttgtacaactgaatgccttcaactgaaaaaGGGTGCTGTGTCACCTGATTGATAGTCTCGCGAGGCCCGAAGCCTGGGCTTTCAGATGCTACCTGATTGATAGTCTCGCGAGGCCCGAAGCCTGGGCTTTCAGATGCTACCTGATTGATAGTCTCGCGAGGCCCGAAGCCTGGGCTTTCAGATGCTACCTGATTGATAGTCTCGCGAGGCCTGAAGCCTGGGCTTTCAGATGCTACCTGATTGATAAGGTCAAGTTATTGTGTCTAGTATTACGTCAACGGTCCTAATCTGCCATTCCTTACCAGTTATTGTGTTGATTGATCACTTGTATATTCTTGTTCACATTGACCTGTCAGTCACTAATAATTGATCAATCATTCTTTCATCTGTTGTCATAGTAACTCACCGCTTGTCCGGTATTCTCCATGCCTCCCTGTAAGAGGTCAGCTCCAGCAGCAGTGGGGTCCCCGACGATGTTCGCCTGGTCGCGGTTAGCAACTAACAACACAGAGATCAATTTATCCATCAATCAGATCCccaaataatgtgtgtgtgtgtatgtgtgtccgtgtgtgtgtcttacctatGTTTACCCCTGCGTCCATTCCCTCCTTTGTCTTTGAACCTGAGGACAGAAAGACATTACAACACATCAGTATATTACAATCATATTGCAATTGATATGTGAAGGATGATCAGGCATCAGTTTTGTGATATACTATGTAAACACAGACTAGGAACGAACTACTGTGTTAATGAGTGCAGTAAACAGAAATCTGCTGTCATCTTCAAGTATTATAGTTATTTGGTGAGGAGGTTTTTGGCCACCCAGTAGCAGCACACTGTATGTCACTCACTTTAAAATCCAAAGGGATGATATTATTTTATGATTCCTCTGCTCCATAATATCAGTTTCCCCCCTTCCTTTCTTTCTacaaccctttctctctctctctctctctctctctctctctctctctctctctctccaaccccctctctctctttttctctttctctctccccctctctatctcccttttctctttctctctccctctctctcactccctctctctccaaccctctctctctctctctctctctctgtctctgtctctctctctttctccccctctctctaaccccctctctctctatttctccccccctctctctcaccccctctctctccaaccccctctctatctctccccctctctctctctctttgtctctctctctatccttctcccctctttctctctccttctcccccctctctctctccctcccccctctctctctttgtctctctctctgacgttaCAGTATTATACATTCCTAGGCTGATTAAATAGTCGTTATGCAACCAGCTGGATAGAGGGAAAGAaaaagggagggatagagagagaaatagatagagggaggggggatggagagaaagagagagcctaCAGGGATGATGCACGAGCAAATCCAGCAAAAAACGGTATAATTATATATCTATTTCACATAACCAGTACAATTATACATCTATTTCACATAACTAGTATAATTATATATCTATTTCACATAACCAGTATAATTCTACATTTATTTCACATAACCAGTATAATTATACATCTATTTCACATAACCAGTATAATTATATATCTATTTCACATAACCAGTATAATTATACATCTATTTCACATAACCAGTACAATTATATATCTATTTCACATAACCAGTATAATTATATATCTATTTCACATAACCAGTATAATTATATATCTATTTCACATAACCAGTACAATTATATATCTATTTCACATAACCAGTATAATTATATATCTATTTCACATAACCAGTATAATTATACATCTATTTCACATAACCAGTATAATTATATATCTATTTCACATAACCAGTATAATTATACGTCTATTTCACATAACCAGTATAATTATATATCTATTTCACATAACCAGTATAATTATACATCTATTTCACATAAGCAGTATAATTATACATCTATTTCACATAACCAGTATAATTATATATCTATTTCACATAACCAGTATAATTATACATCTATTTCACATAACCAGTATAATTATATATCTATTTCACATAACCAGTATAATTATACGTCTATTTCACATAACCAGTATAATTATACATCTATTTCACATACAAAAACACATGTTCCATAGCACACAGTTGATTGGATATGAGTAGTCTCacgttctctctctacagtacctctctctcttcccgccctctttctctctcctccacacttTCTCAGAACTACAGATGCCTCACTTCATCTATCCTCCGTTTGTCTCTCGTTTTCTTTCTGTcatacctctttctctctttctccctgcacGCTTCTCGCTCTCTGTGAGCCACGTGACGAGCTGCGCAGTGCTGCAGCAGACACACACCAACACGcacagtggcacacacacacattgcagcATGGCTAGGACAAAGTCTCCTTCTCTGAGTCAGAGGAGCACCCCTCCTGGGTACAGCTTCTATCTATTACGTGTGTTTGTGcacagcaaattctccagtgtaaaaaacaacaacaacattgacagtgttaaatcaacactgaaaGTGTTGCGTCTGTGGACCCATATAGACACTAGAACATtgttaaattaacacactgcttagtgtaaaACATTATTCAAATATTTCCCAGAGTACCTTTCAAGTAAATTGTAGTtatcacccatgactgtatttgttagcgCTTGTTGCATTCATCCATTTACAGTCCTGAAGACTTCAACAAATTACATCCTAAGTGAAtatgttatttatttaaaaatgttatgCAATACCATACATATTTCATTATGTCTTATTTTCAAGGCCTAGTTTAACATCAATACAGGGGATTGAAACTCATACACATCACTTTAAACCAAAAACCACACCTATCATTATCaatttcccagcatgctttattgcaggttgattttcagagttgtttgtttcaatatctatgtttgTGCATGTACACCGATTGATTGATTCATCTTATGCTACAcgaacacactaagacagtcgtgaacaaagcctattccccatcaggagactgaaaagatttggcatgagtcctcagatcctcaaaaggttctgcagctgcaccatcgagagcatcctaactggctgcatcactgcctggcatggcaactgctcagcctccgaccgcaaggcactacagagggtaatgcgtatggcccagtacatcactggggccaagcttcctgccatcaaggacctctataccaggcggtgtctgaggaaggccctaaaaattacaGCCATCcgagtcatagactattctctctactaccgaatagcaagcggtaccagagtgccgtctaggtccaaaaggcttctaaacagcttctaccctcaagccataagactcctgaacagctaatcaaagggctacccagacccctcttttatgctgctactactctctttaataactctacctacatgtacatattacctcaattaccttgactaaccggtgactctgcacattgactctgtaccggcaccctctgtatatagtctcgcttgttattttaccgctgctgtttaattatttgttacttttattttctatttatctattttttacgtaacacttattttttatttttttattaacttCTTAAAGaactgttgtttaagggcttttaagtaagcatttcaccgtaaggtctacacctgttgtattctgcgcgtgtgacaaataacatttgatttgatacgtaaaatacagtaccagtcaaaagtttggtcacacctactcattcaagggtttttcttaattttaactattttctacattgtagaataatagtgaagacatcaaaactatgaaataacacttttgaaattatgtagtaaccaaaaaagtgttaaacatatcaaaatatattttatatttgagattcttcaaagtagccaccctttgccttgatgacagctttgcacactcttggcattctctcaaacagcttcttgaggtagtcacacggaatgcatttcaattagcaggtggGCCTGGTTAAGGATTAGccacttttttcaattttcgcctaaaatgtcatacccaaatctaactgcctgtagctcaggccctgaagcaaggatatgcatattcttggtaccatttgaaaggaaacactttgatgtTTATAGAAAtgtaatataacacaatagatctgttAAAGGATAATACCAAGAACAAACCAACTGTGTGCCTAATTtctttattaataacttttcatgttcaaaattgttcaCTCTCTTCAaaaaatagcatggtattctttcactgtaatagctactgtaaattggacagtgcagttagattaacaagaatttaagctttctgccaatatcagatatgtctatgttctgggaaactttcttgttacttacaacctcatgctaatcgttttagcctacgttagctcaaccatcccgtggAAGGGACCCCGATCCCAATGAAGTTTTTAAaagataatttgtggaatttctttccttattaatggatttgagccaatcacttgtgttgtgacaaggtaggggtggtatacagaagatagccctaattggtaaaagaccaagtccatattatgccaaaaacagctcaaataagcaaagtgaatctacagtccatcattactttaagacatgaaggtcagtcaatgcagaacatttcaagaactttgaaagtttcttcaagtgcggtcgtaaaaaccatcaagagctatgatgaaactggctctcatgcggattgtcacaggaaaggaagacccagagttatctctgctttacggataaattcattagagttatcagcctcagaaattgcagcccaaataaatgcttcagagttcaagtaacagacacatctcaccatcaactgtccagaggagactgtgtgaatcaggccttc
Proteins encoded:
- the LOC129823899 gene encoding synuclein-like isoform X1 gives rise to the protein MDVLMKGFSMAKEGVVAAAEKTKAGVEGAAAKTKEGVMYVGSKTKEGMDAGVNIVANRDQANIVGDPTAAGADLLQGGMENTGQAEEPQPVYEAEYGGMEQGGGGGGEGSQGGY
- the LOC129823899 gene encoding synuclein-like isoform X2, whose amino-acid sequence is MDVLMKGFSMAKEGVVAAAEKTKAGVEGAAAKTKEGVMYVGSKTKEGMDAGVNIVANRDQANIVGDPTAAGADLLQGGMENTGQAAEYGGMEQGGGGGGEGSQGGY